Proteins encoded within one genomic window of Thunnus maccoyii chromosome 22, fThuMac1.1, whole genome shotgun sequence:
- the LOC121889613 gene encoding complement factor I-like, translating to MSSAGVSLLLLFHSVMVFAQSSTLTVTHKTDEFLGPVECLEKKYTRESCDLVFCPPWQSCIQGRCSCKLPYQCPTEGLASVCSRGNRQLRSYCQAMAVSCQSKKPVMSHFGETCTADVPKFRSSLEQDTGVVRLFVPSPGGGGEELLVCQELWDMAAANVACREKGHPLGAATADTLSYTSLASHHNDEQFPDRCVSVRCQGYENSLSECVIYDKTNIDNMNVATATCVQPADEECDFRCVNGKCVSLTQTCDGVDDCGDRSDEMCCKKCRDWAFRCSLGVCLPKEAVGDGQIDCLDGEDESNKHTELATVNSPLTNTEYISPKNETRVTRAHMESKVNCGVPKTARDDIEEEELVRSRRIKRVVGGQPAAPTQIQWQVAIEMNRRFQCGGAYIGGCWVITTAHCLEPNPSLSIQTPGPDSQTKKPNVAALIVKFSLWKRAKAQDSTDVVPVQDVHIHPKYNPNTRENDIALVQLMKLPFSDECLLDNSAVSPVCVPWTPRLFHPNHTCTISGWGQNAGGRLSQVLQWAKVSLIEDCHRFYNDRIKPGMICAGDLDGTVDACQGDNGGPLVCEDELGVSYLWGIVNWGQRCGQSQSPGVYTQVAHYFEWIRQQTGWPSVTKFNS from the exons aTGTCATCGGCTGGTGTTTCTCTTCTCTTGCTGTTTCACTCTGTCATG GTCTTTGCACAAAGCTCTACTCTTACAGTGACACATAAAACAGACGAGTTTCTGGGACCAGTCGAGTGTCTGGAAAAGAA GTATACTCGTGAATCATGTGACCTTGTGTTTTGTCCTCCATGGCAGTCTTGCATCCAGGGACGTTGTTCCTGTAAACTGCCCTACCAGTGTCCCACAGAGGGTTTGGCCTCAGTATGTAGTCGTGGCAACAGGCAGCTACGCTCCTATTGCCAG GCGATGGCGGTTTCCTGTCAGTCCAAGAAACCTGTCATGTCCCACTTTGGAGAAACCTGCACAG cGGATGTACCGAAGTTCAGAAGTTCATTAGAGCAAGACACAGGAGTGGTCCGGCTCTTTGTTCCAAGCcctggaggaggtggagaggagtTACTGGTGTGTCAGGAGCTGTGGGACATGGCTGCCGCTAACGTGGCCTGCAGGGAGAAAGGACACCCACT cgGTGCGGCAACAGCTGACACCTTGTCTTACACTTCCCTGGCGAGCCACCATAACGACGAACAGTTTCCGGACAGATGTGTGAGTGTCCGCTGCCAAGGTTACGAGAACTCCCTGTCAGAGTGTGTCATCTACGACAAGACCAACATTGACAACATGAATGTTGCCACGGCAACCTGTGTACAACCAGCAG atgagGAGTGTGACTTCAGGTGTGTGAACGGGAAGTGTGTGTCTCTGACTCAGACGTGTGACGGAGTTGATGATTGTGGTGACCGCAGTGATGAGATGTGCTGCAAGa AATGCAGGGATTGGGCTTTCCGCTGCAGCttgggtgtgtgtttgcctaAAGAGGCGGTCGGTGACGGACAGATCGACTGTCTGGATGGCGAGGAtgaatcaaacaaacacacag AGCTGGCGACGGTGAACTCTCCTCTCACAAACACAG AGTACATCTCTCCTAAAAATG AAACAAGGGTCACCAGAGCGCACATGGAGTCCAAGGTGAACTGTGGGGTTCCTAAAACAGCCAGAGACGATATCGAGGAGGAGGAGCTAGTAAGAAGCAGACGCATCAAGAGAGTGGTGGGAGGACAGCCAGCAGCGCCG ACTCAGATCCAGTGGCAGGTTGCTATAGAGATGAACAGGAGGTTCCAGTGTGGAGGAGCTTATATCGGAGGCTGCTGGGTAATCACCACTGCTCACTGCCTTGA gcccaacccctctctctccatACAAACTCCTGGTCCAGACAGCCAAACCAAAAA GCCTAACGTGGCTGCTTTGATTGTGAAGTTTTCTCTTTGGAAGAGGGCGAAAGCTCAGGACTCAACCGACGTAGTTCCTGTTCAGGACGTCCACATCCACCCCAA GTACAACCCCAACACCCGTGAGAATGACATTGCTCTGGTGCAGCTGATGAAACTTCCGTTCAGTGACGAGTGTTTGTTGGACAACTCAGCAGTCAGCCCTGTCTGCGTTCCCTGGACCCCCAGGCTCTTTCATCCCAACCACACCTGCACCATCTCTGGATGGGGACAAAATGCAG GTGGCAGACTGTCTCAGGTCTTACAGTGGGCCAAAGTTTCCCTCATTGAAGACTGTCACAGATTCTACAATGACCGCATTAAACCCGGCATGATCTGCGCAG GGGATCTGGACGGCACTGTGGACGCCTGTCAGGGGGATAATGGAGGCCCTCTGGTGTGTGAGGATGAACTCGGTGTTTCTTACTTATGGGGCATTGTAAACTGGGGGCAGAGATGTGGCCAGTCGCAATCACCTGGAGTTTATACACAG GTTGCTCATTACTTTGAGTGGATCAGACAACAAACCGGCTGGCCTTCTGTGACCAAGTTCAACTCCTAA